The Egicoccus sp. AB-alg6-2 region CGTGACGATCCTGTACACGGCGCCGACCGCCATCCGCTCGTTCATGAAGTGGGGTCGCGAGCACGTGGATGCCCACGACGTGTCGTCGTTGCGTCTGCTCGGCACGGTCGGCGAGCCGATCAACCCGGCGGCGTGGGAGTGGTACCGCGACGTCGTCGGCGCCGGTCGCTGCCCCGTCGTGGACACGTGGTGGCAGACCGAGACCGGGGGACAGATGATGACCCCGCTCCCGGGGTTGCATGCCGCCAAGCCCGGCTGCGCGATGCAGCCCCTGCCCGGCATCAGTGTCGAGGTGGTCGACGAGCAGGGTCGTCCGCTTCCGGGCCCGGGCGACGGCTATCTCACGGTCCAGCACCCATGGCCGGGGATGCTGCGAGGCGTGTGGGGCGACCCCCAGCGCTTCCACGACACCTACTTCTCACGGTTCGACGGCCGCTACTTCGCCGGGGACGGAGCGAGGATCGATGAAGACGGCGACATCTGGATCCTCGGACGCGTCGACGACGTCATGAACGTGGCCGGGCACCGGATCTCCACGGCCGAGGTGGAGTCCGCCCTCGTCTCGCACGACGCCGTGGCCGAGGCCGCGGTCGTGGGGCGCAGCGACGAGACCTCCGGCCAGGCCATCGCCGCGTTCGTGACCCTGCGTGGGACGGCCGAGGGTGACGCCGAACTCGAGCAGCTGCTGCGCCAGCACGTCGCCACGGTGCTCGGGCCGATCGCCAAGCCGAAGACGATCCTGTTCACGCCCGACCTGCCGAAGACCCGCTCGGGCAAGATCATGCGGCGCCTGCTGCGCGACATCGCCGAGGGACGCGACCTCGGCGACACGACGACGCTGGCCAACGCCGAGATGATGATCGAGCTCGGCGAGCGCGCCTCGGCGTCGCGCTGAGCCGGCCGTGGCGGCGCGGAAGGAGACGCCGCGTCGCCACGGCCATTCGGGGCCGAACGGTTAGACTCGGGTGTCCCCGTGTAGAGGGCTTTCGTTGCGACCTCGGATCGCCATCACCGTCTGGCGGCGTGAGCTGCCCACCTTCGTCGGCGCGCGCACGCTCCTGCACACGCTCGCCGACGAATACGTGACCAGCATCACCGAGGTCGGCGGAGCGCCGTTGCTCGTCCCGCACGTCCGTGACGAGGAGGATGCGGACGCGATCCTCGACGTCGTCGATGGGCTGGTCGTGGCCGGCGGAGGCGACGTCGACCCCGCCAGTTACGGCGCAGCGGACGCCGGCAGCAAGGACGTCGATGCCGCCGCCGACCGCAGCGAACTGGCGCTCATCCGGCGGGCCCGCGTCCGCGGACTCCCGACCCTGGCGATCTGCCGCGGCATGCAGTTGGTCGTGGTGGCCGAGGGCGGGACCCTGCACCAGGACATCTGCACGGTCGGCGGATGTCACGAGCCGATCTCCGACGATCCCGACGCGGTGCTGGCGGCGCGGCACCCGGTGCAGATCCTGCCCGACACGCGCCTCGCCGACGTGTTCGGCGCAGGGGAGCGGACCGTCAACACCATCCACCACCAGGCCGTCGCCGAGCTCCCCCCGACGCTG contains the following coding sequences:
- a CDS encoding gamma-glutamyl-gamma-aminobutyrate hydrolase family protein, with translation MRPRIAITVWRRELPTFVGARTLLHTLADEYVTSITEVGGAPLLVPHVRDEEDADAILDVVDGLVVAGGGDVDPASYGAADAGSKDVDAAADRSELALIRRARVRGLPTLAICRGMQLVVVAEGGTLHQDICTVGGCHEPISDDPDAVLAARHPVQILPDTRLADVFGAGERTVNTIHHQAVAELPPTLRVTALAPDQVIEAVEPRDGDWPLLAVQWHPEKLAGEDRPLFAAFLELARRHAGRPHVVAG